In Numidum massiliense, a single genomic region encodes these proteins:
- a CDS encoding YhzD family protein yields MTVYDQDGTTLYDQPIEANSDKEAKEKGMAWLAESDREQCPYRIFHTTGRLVAFHSHQAKRA; encoded by the coding sequence ATGACAGTTTACGACCAAGATGGGACGACGTTGTACGACCAACCGATCGAAGCAAACAGCGACAAAGAGGCAAAGGAAAAAGGCATGGCTTGGTTGGCGGAAAGCGACCGCGAACAGTGCCCGTACCGCATTTTTCATACGACAGGCCGCCTCGTCGCCTTCCACAGTCACCAAGCGAAACGCGCGTGA
- a CDS encoding DUF4279 domain-containing protein, producing MEKTNIMAYFSVSGDNFNPNDITKELNLPPDEYWIKGDSVKGRHPNVKRRQTNWSICTEYEESLDINE from the coding sequence GTGGAAAAAACTAATATTATGGCATACTTTTCAGTTTCAGGTGATAACTTTAACCCCAATGATATTACGAAAGAACTTAATTTACCACCGGATGAATACTGGATTAAAGGAGATTCGGTTAAAGGGAGACATCCTAATGTCAAACGAAGGCAGACGAATTGGAGTATATGTACCGAGTACGAAGAATCGTTGGATATAAACGAATAA